In the Ptychodera flava strain L36383 chromosome 1, AS_Pfla_20210202, whole genome shotgun sequence genome, tactttttctgatctaccgcttgtggggaggctcattttaaagcccttgtagtaagaaaaattgtcaccgtcttagttttttcgaaaactgaaattttatttttcaccatagagttaacacggggatggcggccatcttgaatttagaatatcggtaaatgtcaggtaatttgtttctctatatcgaatccaaactttgcacggtgactcctgatttttattcttgatttgtaaGACAGTTGCGTAAATGCTGAAGTCCTTTACTTTCGAGACACATTCTACTTAGAAGAAATGATAAAAACGACTCACGAATTGACGTTGACGAGTGCCAGCATGTATCTGCCATTTTTATTTGAGATAGCCATCAGAAAATGTCCAAATCGGTCCACAAGTGATGTTATACTCAGATCTCTCATTCAAggtatatatcattttaaaaacatAGTTGCAGCCAAGATATTACTAATTTCTCTTCAAGGATAACTGGATTAAGTCTTATCTTACTACTATAAAGATTACAATACATCTTACGAGGTAATATCATACATTCATAATGAACTAGTTTAATTGTACACCTCAAAGCTGGGCTAGAAGTTTGTCCAAAATTCAGGTTTGTGATCAAAgtcattcaaaattttacaattcttatcTATTTGTGTTCGTTTAGTTGCTAACAGTATGGTGATAATGGTGGTAGTGAGACAGCAGACTTAATTCTACGTTGGAAAGCATTCATAACTTTGCTGTACTTATTGTGTCGAGTTCAGTGTTGACTACGAGAACTTCACTTTTTCGTGTTAGCCAAAGCCTTATAGTGTAACTCATCGAACTAGGACATATTTGCAATTTATTTGGTAGCAAGAAGTtgtcataaacgtctttcaacTTTTTAATTCACAGActtgaataaattaaaaacagaGACGTAACGACAGGGCttctgtaacctccataaatgtaataatctccacaaatgtaatatcaaccacaattgtaataaaatcaagtacaaatgtaataaacagtcaaccattaatgtaacaacccgcaacaacaaatgtaataaacaaattaaccataaatgtaataaaactcaaccataaatgtaataaactcgaacttgcatatgtgatcatttgtttattaataaataaaactttaataagactagtgtaatgctattgcatactttcctgaaactaggtttcctttccgaaacacagaatagaatactttgagaacacaatcagaaaacggcgaggtactgatcaaaccgttagataatggaagtggaacagtagttctagacactgataagtacataataaggaagcgtcaaaataactcgtcaaccagtgataccacacaaagtttatgacagatgactcagaacaaataacagagaaatatacaaccttataacagaaacttacgacacaaaacatgttgcgagaacatatatctatatttcaatcaagtaaaaacaatacgatcactaccttgaacacagtagaacaaaattagacatcctaacatccccagtgaaggaacaaacttcaagttggACAagataggaatacagacaatctatcgattattccagacaatttatccactgaagacgaatttgaggcgactgattaagaaagtacggcaaattttcgaaaaaacggcgttaaaggatcgtagtgttatacagtctcctccactctggagtagagactgcactgacgttcagattacagctgtgtctcgccatggccaatcagttctgtacacaaaacagggaaacgtaaaatacactttcaaatatacaaaacacactaaacgcaaacaattaagatatgaataatgtatggagttgctttccttattacatagataaatatttaagggctaattcctcaattgcaatggcaaaatagatttattacatttatggttgacaagtattacatttatgggtgatttttttattacattaatggttaccatttattacaattgtggttggtgtttttattacatttatggttgatttttgttacatttatggatgatattacatttatgggtgcattttattacaatagttgatgttacatttatggagattattacatttatggaggttacagctTCAAGGTTTCTTCAATAATAACAAAGGAGTCTCTGCTTTTGAAGGTTGATCTTTCACCTCTATTCCCGATCCAACATTACTACAGAAAACATGTAATTTTCGATAACTTGAACAGCTTTTGTCTTGTGCCAGGGGGTCAAGCTACATAATATTGCAATGCATTTTGGGTAAGGGTCGACTCCtcttcacagcaagagtttgagataCAGACAAACGTAACTGCTGTAGGCCTAATAGCAGAAAATTCTGTTTTTTAGCGAAACTAGACTAGCAAAACTCATTCATCTTTTCATTTTTAGTCATTTCTGGCATTGAGTTCCTGTACAACCTAAAACTTTACTTTTGCTTCTGTAATCTTTATGTGTTTTACCAGTAGAAATTCgtgatattgaaaatatggtcgaCCACCTATGACTGTTAGACGCACTTAGCTGCAAAATCATCGTATTTAATGTATGATCGAAAATTGGGCTAACGCATCTTTTGAAGATCCTTGTAATTAATTTCACTGTGACAAAAATTATGCGAATAAAAGGAAGTGAAAGAACCAGTATCTGTTAATAAGACATTTACCAAAAAGATTATGTTCCCTTTTAAGTTTTCGTCCTTTTTCTTTCAGCTGAGGTCAAAGTTGAATCACCATACTAGATTTCTGACTCGGTTCCTTTTTTTTCCCGCATCGCCCTCTCTGTCCGCCGTCATTCATGTGAAATTCGTACAGTATTTCAggtctttgtaatttgtttaACAATGgctggaaaaaaaatgttcGTATGTAATGAAATAGACCAGGTTTTAACTAATGTGGTGTACGGCAACCGAGGAGGCTCATCAAATCATTTATTACATAATTACTCCATTTcagctttcatatccattttaaTAGTGGTGTCTATGGTAGATGTTACGGTCTATTAAGTGACATGCCAGTAGCGGGGAAGATGGCATTTACTAAAGTTCTATTTTATTGAGAAACAACTTCAGTTTCTCTTCTGCAACGTTCTGTCTCACTTTCGGATCATCACCATATAGGTAGTGCTTCGACATATCCGTGGTGAAGCGGCTTGCCGGAGGTTTGCGACCGAGAGACTCTGCCAGACTGCGCGTCAGACAAGGTCGATTACCGCAACAGATACCGACGTATTGGATGCCTAACTCTTGGCACTCCTTGCCGAACTCTTCAATATCTTCACGGGAACATGACTTCACTTCCAGATTGTCAGGAAGCAACCGTTTTCCTGTCAATATAAggaaatacattttgttttgctgTGTGAAAGTCCACCGTGTGCGTCAACAAAATTCTTCTCATAACCAGCATTTCTCATAGCTACGGAAACTTCTGTTGGGCCCTGATAAACAATAAACCCTCTGCCATCAACTGAGTGTTTACCACTATTATCTAAAGCCTAGATAATTACGGTgtgtattttgtaaacattgtttacataatGATCATGTGATAgtagctttgaataaaatacacGGTGATGTCACAGTATTTTCCATGTCCAGGCTATTAGAAAATATGTACTTGAATGGAGTTACAAGTTCAGTTTTGACAGAGAATTCATTCTCTGGAACGGCAAAATACTTGTTCCGCACCGATAAATCAGCAAATTGCAACTATATCAGGTAAGGTTGGATTCATTTTAGTTGATGCATGAGGCAAATCTATGTtaattaataagatatattttaCTGTTAAATATGGTTAATTaagataaaatgtaattttgacagctttaGGATACTAAAATCTAAGCAATAACACTTTCCTTGTTAGCTGTTTATtttggggactcattttgaagcatgTGACATAAATATAGTTCAGACCTGTCTCTTTTTGGAAATCAATTTTAAGATCATTTAGAAATTTGAATCTCGTTAAAATATAGTATGTTTCTCAGGActtaagtaaaaaaaaactttgcgaAGATACCCTTgcttattcttgattatgtgtgtgtgtgtgtgtgtgtgtgagagagagagagagagagagagagagagagagagagagagagagagagagagagagagagagagagagagagagagaactctTAATTTTATCACTGAGGAAAGGTTGAGCCGAAGTTTGAAACTGTTTTGAGGCGCGCATAACTCTTGGTGAAGAGTTCAGTGAACAGTAGAATATACATAGGGGACTTCCGTGAAAAGGAAGAATTCACAAGCTAAATTTAAAATAAGGTAAATATAAGGAATAAAAATCCTTAAGATCCGCTGTCTTTTGATATTTCTGTCAGATTAATTAGTTTAAATTTGCACAGGAAAAAGTTCTAATAGAAAGGTAAACTGTATAAAGGTAGTGTGATCGGAGTAATGTCACAAGAGGGTTTAAACCGAAATGGCAGATACGTATGATTAGGCCTAAGTATACATGAGATAGACCCCTATAGTAAAATTAAAGTGTTGAGTAGATTATGTGAACGTGATGACGTCGTACATGGGTTGTTCTATTTCAAAAATCGACTTTGTAACTTCTACACATGAATTTGCAGAAGATTTTACGTTAATGAGCCGAGAACACCACTCACCGTTAGTTTGATCTGTGAGGACGTAAATGTCGGTTCCTCTGTAGTTGTTCGGAGCGGAACCGGTACCGCCGCTAGAGGGCCCTGAAAGAGAGCAATAACAATGACTTCAAGTTAATCAATTCCAACAATGCTTTCTCCCGCTATATAGAGGTTTATGAATGGTTCGAAACTCGGGCTCAAatgcggagagagagagagagagagagagagagagagagagagagagagagagagagagagagagagagagagagagacacacacactcTGGAATGAAACGAATTGCTGGGTAAAGCTACTTTTGGCGCCGTCGACGTCATATTAGTCCTAAATTGAAGCTTACATAATTTAATTTACCATTTTAATGTTAACTCTTTATATTGGTAATCTGGATTAAAAACATTTCGCATATTCCTTGCCACTGGAAGAGCAAGATCGGCaatgtgaaataaatacatCTTACAATCTGTGTACATCGAAAGCTTTGAGTGACAGCAGCTCTATTTGGATAAATAAACGTTCTTCTACTGGCGTGCGCATTATCCAACGGCGTGATCTGTATTTAATACATCGAGTGGAACCATGGTAGTAGTAATTGTttattattgtgacttgcaactCTATGAGTTATCTAGCCCAATGGGTTTATAAGTCACCATTCAATTAACATTTACAAAGTACAAATAGTCGAAGGCGTGAAAGAAGCATGAAAATATGCTAACGAGTGAATTAGAACCAGAGGAAAGGGTCATGTTCAAAAAACTCTTTTCGTTTATGACATGCTTTTTCAATGGAGTGCCACAGAGTGCCAGAGGACGATGCTCTGACAATTTTGGATAATGCCCGTCGTCGAGGACATATTTCTTGTGTGAATTTACATGTTGTGTGGTCATTTGAGAAAAATGATCTTACATACCCGAGGACCTGGGATAAGATTTCCAAACCCGGAGGGATATTTTGTCCCACCATCGCCTGCGGCACGTGCGAGACAAAACATCCTAAACTCGTGTGAGATATCTTATCCCAGTTCCTGTTGGATTGAGATTCTTTTAATCCAAGTCACCTTGCAAACTTTTCTAACTTCTCTCATTATCGGCATCAAAGTTGCTGGGCCACGACCACAGTTGAGACCTACAACGTCAGCCCCGGCGTCTTCCAGTTTCTTACAGGCCTCGGTAACGAGCACACCGTCTGATAGGGTGGCTTGTCCGTCCTTCGTTGCGATGCAATACGTTGCTAGCATTATGACGGATGGAATCCCTATCAAGATTAACACATAATCGGCCGTTACGTTCGTAACTTCAACATATGACTCGCTGTTTAAGGCTCACTGTAACGTATGAGGACAAAGTGGCAGACTTTGAGACGGACATGGATACATAAGGATGTTTACAGGGAGATCCAAGCtggacagttgcccatatgttacgtttactttttggGCAACACATACAAGTTGTAGATAACATGGTGGATAAAAAGAACAGTCTTTTGAGTGTTTGGATAGACGAATCAAATAACTTATCGAATTCATAAAAAAGAGACTGAAGTGCAAATAGTAAGAACAACACTCGGAGTGGACAAAATTAAATGTGATGTATGCATGCAGACGGATGCAAATCAGTTTTATATGAGACGCACATATAAGCATATAGGTAGTAAGTGGAATAAATTGATGCAGTCCCTCAGAGGTTTTTGACAGACGGAACTGTACCTATAGTGTCTGTTTAGATCTCATCAACTCGATTAGTAATTTGACAGCACTATCCATGTACTCAAAAgattcggttctttttatctgcAATGTTATCTACACATACTTgtgtttctgcaaaaaaattgaagtcGACGTAAATCATAGGCCACTATTCTGCTCAGATTATCTTCCCTATATTTTTGAATGCATGCTACAGTGCCTTTAACCACTTCATAGTCGGGAAGCCAAGCGCAAAATAGAATATGCGCACGTAAAAATCATCGCCCGGTGGTTTCGATATGCGCACAAACATTTCCAATATCCGTAACATCAGTTTAAACGGTCTTAAAACTTCCACCGAAGCTACTATTCGATGCTGGATTTAATGCCCGGGGCAAAACTGTCTCCAAAATACTGGGCCATCATTCAGTCTAGGTGTACGTACACCTATAAGCATTCAAAGCTTAAACACAGTGACTGTCCTTCGTCTGTGGTTCAAACCTTAAGATCCACGTTCCATTTAACAAAAGGTGAAAAACATCGATTGGATGAAGGAACATTCTATGTGTTCAACGAGTACCATTAAATCGATACCTTTTCCATATTGTTTGATAGCCTCCAATGCAATCATGGCTTCACCAAGATGCATAAACGTCTCACCAATGATAAAATCAACATTGTAATCCAAAGACCATTCAATCATTTCCTGCAATGAAAGAGAAATAGAAGTAGATTTAAAAAATCGTGGATGTATCACACTTGTAGTTCTTCTCATTTCAGTATCCTTTTACGGTAACTCGCTTATGTCAATTTAACAGCATGTGCCCGAATAatatattgtttttgttgtttcccCAGCTGTAGGCGTTCTCATTTCTCGAAAATTTTATCAGCAGCGGTAATGTGCACTTTTGTCATGCTTCGGGACCATCGTGAATATCAAGGAAATATAGTTTAAAGATAACGTTATGGTCTACAGCGTCAGTGCATGTTGTGGAGATCGGATCCGTCGTTTCAACCCCCCTCCCCCGTCACGGTCTGCCAAAGCGTGACTCAACCGAGAATTGACAGCCCATGATGGGTACTAACAAGAAGTCATAAAAGGTAAGACATACATAATGGCAGTCTACAGGAATATTTCCATTGTCGACGTTACAAGACCTATAGTAGTAGGTCTAGTGTCTGTTCATGAATATAACCATGGCAATGCCACAAAAATTCAAATGATATGCTACGATTTATGTCAGAAAATCAATGAAATCAGCTGAATGTTGTTACATTAACAGTTACCTTAAACATGGCCTTGATCTCTG is a window encoding:
- the LOC139133986 gene encoding betaine--homocysteine S-methyltransferase 1-like, which gives rise to MSRRNKGFLERIRDGQSVLAAEGYVFHFEREGYLQAGTWCPLVVLDHPEVVERAYKNFVHAGSDVVVAFTYETYREKLRLYNIEDKLELLNRKALGMAREVADETGTLLAGNISNTNIYHPESPERNSEIKAMFKEMIEWSLDYNVDFIIGETFMHLGEAMIALEAIKQYGKGIPSVIMLATYCIATKDGQATLSDGVLVTEACKKLEDAGADVVGLNCGRGPATLMPIMREVRKVCKGPLAAVPVPLRTTTEEPTFTSSQIKLTENGCFLTIWK